GTAAAGGAAAAAGAGTTTGTATAAGAAGAATTAACCAGAGATGTTGCTCTTAGATAGTGTACTTTTAACTTATTAACTTATGGTGAATAAATATCTCTTTGGTGAATTATATGATGCAAAAACACCACTCTTATTGTAAGGCAAATTGGGTTAAGTATTATTAACTTATGGTGAATAAATATCTCTTTGGTGGAGGGGTGAAAAAATTGTTAGTGTGGACCATTTGAAAGTTATAATTGGAAGTGATGTTAGGTTTCATACAATTGTATGGTTTTTAATTGCCTGTTGCTTTGTCTGGTTCAATAATACCGCTCATCCAATTATTGAGCTTTACAAGCCCACTAGTTCAGAAGCCTCTCAAACAAAATGGAGGAATATCAGGCCAaagaagaaaattaaagaaaattgtGGTTAGTTTCAAGTGGGAAAACATTGAAATAATAATGCTTGCTCTTGCTCATTTacaaatagtaaaaaaaatatactGCCCGAAGAAGTTAACTGGACAAAGCACAAAAATGCAGATGACTAGAAGAGAAAAATAGACCTATGCAGGTATGCAACACAGACCTTTAACAGGCATATAACCAATAGTCGTATTTCGGTTGTCTTTGGAAACCAAAAAGGAAAATAGTACAATTATAGCGCCTCAAATTGACCGGTACAACAGGCATATCCCTTACTTGGTGGCCTGAGCAATTATATTGCTTATAGAACTGGCTTCCTCTTTAGCAGTCTCCACCAACGaatcctaaaaccatatatacaTTGCAATAAGCAAAACTACAAAATTTTCACCAAACAGCATTGAGACTCTTTAAGAGAAACTGTACCTGTGCAGCGATCAACCGTGCAACGGTTTTCTTGCTGGATTCTTGAAGTTCACCAGCAATCAGAAGCTCGTCCAAAATATAATAGGCCTACAATTTTTAACAATAGCAGCAGTAAAGTGAAAAAATCTAACTTTGAAATCCATGTAATGCAATAATCCAATCAACAGAAGAAAGTGAATCACTGAGGTCATTCTATAGGCGCCTTTATAGCAAAAGTTATGTACATATAGCAACATTATATGCAAATATAAGAAACAAAGTGCGAACCCTGAGGCTACGTCTATTCATTCTACTGCTGAAAGTATTATCATTTACCTATAGATTTTCTTTCtcaaattttcttatttttctagTTTCAGCTTTTACCAATACTCTTCTGGATTTTCTTTAGATTACTAATAGCTTATATAATTAGAAATTTAAAATGTGATTTTTTCCCAATACTATAAACCTAAGAAGGATATGTTAGATGTACTATCCCAACATTTATGAAGACCATTTTTCCAAAATTTACAGTGCAAGCACCAGAtagaaggatttgacagaaatcGATTTCTTTTTCCCCCAGAATTTCATTATTTGAAAAGTGTTTAAAGAAACAAAACATACCTTATGGAAATTGAAGATCAAGTCTAGTTCACAGACCTGGAAATAAGAGAATGCAGTGTGTTAGTACCATTTTATCACAATACAGTAGAGAATGCATAGTCATGTTAATACTCTTGAATATGAGGAAAGAGCTAGTTTACTCACACTGCCAAAATATCGATCCAGAATCTCAACAAAATGATGAATTATTTCAAGGACCTCTAATTCATTATCTTCTTGATCAATGCACATGCAGAAATAGAGACTAGCATATCtgtataaaacattcataaaataaattaaatcacatGTTTTTAAATGCAAAATTTTACTCTAATTTCAAATTAAGTCTCATTATCCTCCATTACCtcttgtaaacaactttgtatcCTCTCCACTCCACAAAATTACACAGCTTGGGTCCTCGTGTAAGAATGACTCCACTGAGTTCACGTAGCACCTGCTCCAACGATAAACAATGTGCTCATCGACAATGTGAAATATGATGAACAGTTCAAATTGCATCAAATAATCAGTGCTCTACTGCTCCAGTGTTCTCCGTATCAGAAGGAATTAGAAAAAAATTGAAAGTATTTTATATTAAACTACCTTGGTTCTTTCCTTCTGCGTATAAGGTGAATACCATTTTGTCAATCTCACTTTTCCTTGCCTGCTAATAAGAAGCACAAAGTGAATCTGGAATACAAGCAAGAATATAATTTATCAGCCAATGAAGCGAAAACCCTTTGTACATGTCAATTTATCTGTTAAGTCGTATCAAATTACAGAAGCAAAAAAGATAAACAGCTGCCAAAATGAGCCCATCATGAGGATTCACAAGCTCAGGCAGGCATAGAAAATTTACAACCTCAGGCAGGCAGGCATAGAAAATTTACAACCTTATATCACTAACAAGCTCAACTAGGCACCACAACGCACAGGTCAAGTAATTTCTATAAAATTTGAAATGAACCCACAGCTAAAATTCACAATTACTAGAAGAGCCACACCCTTATACCTCATCAAAATCCTGGAAACTTCTATAAATTTTCAACAACCCCACTATCTTAATTACATATATGTCTAGATCTCCAATCCACCTAAaatttaaaaagtaaaaattcaCCTATTTTCTACGTCAGAGTATGAGTTTACATACAAATAAGTAAATCATCCTGTCAGAATTTCGAAATCAAGTCCAGATTTTAGacccaataaaataaatcaataagaaGCATGGAGCGTGGTGATCATATAAGAAAATTCTGAACCAAAATTCTCTCGGGTATGATTTGGTGAGACAGACCATGGGGAATGGGGAGCCAGatctatataaattttattaactacCCAATTAAGTCAATTGTAGAATACAAACCAAAAATCAGCAAAATCTAATAGATACGAATAAAAACAGTTACGAAATATTGCATCAAGCACATACATACACTAGCCACGAGAAAGAGAAAACGAAGGATTTCAAGGCTTATTCCATTACCATTTCTTCAAGATTTTCAGGGATCTTGGTGATAGTgaagatggtgatggtgatgatgaCGAAGgctctcccctgcgatttccttAGTCTGATTATGTGAACGGTACTTTCTGCAACAGTTCTCCCTTTTCTTCACCTTAACTCAGACGAGTCATTGATGTTGAATCAGATCTAAGGTTGTTGTTGGGCTCACATTTAAATCTATAATGGGCCTAAATGACAAGAAACGAGTTGTATTAGGCCCAAACTACAAGCCCAATTAATGATTTATACgctctttttctttttactttaTTTATACCACTTTTTATTTACTTCACATTGATATGGGTAACTATCAAACCATAAAAAGTATTGGTTTAGTTTATTATAATGATAAAAAGTGGTGCAAATTTTAAATCTAAATTTGATAGTATGATTTTATTAGTTATAAAGATTAAGTAGCTTTATGAAGTGAGTCTAATTTTGATCTTCCTTACAACAAATGTcaatttaatttcataaaatgaAGCTAAATAATCGAGCAAATTAACTCTCTCAAAATAAAGCTGATATGCATAGTGTTTATTGGATCATATATTATGCAGCCTTGTAGTTGTATTTATTTTAGGGCACttaacaaaaatatgggaaaaaacaAGTTACTTTCCATATTTAtaggtgttatccccatttcctgtaggggctttgggccttcgtcctggcccacggtcagaggaccAGCTCGGCATATGGGTCCggcccaaggtcccttggtttgaATATTGCCCAAGGGGACTGGTACGGACCAGGGACTCCAGACTGGGCCCATTTGaggggtccgggacgtccctccgggttcGTCCTCAGCAAGAACGGTCCCGGCGATGTCCAGAGCGCCCGGACCGTCGCGGCCTACGCGTTCCTGTCCCGGACCCTGGTGTGGTTCGGGCCTATGGTAAATGGAGCAGGCCaatggtaaacggacctggatcacctcctccccggttgaagggccaagcgtccaggatcctgaagcTGCCTCATTTCGcatgggcattgtcccccacttttcgcctgcagaaagggtcGCCTCGGGATTGCTCACTGATGTGTCaagactgcgcagccaagtaccctgaccggtcttgtctcctgaatcagcctcgtgactcgaagtggtcagagccagaGCGCCGTTTTGTCGGACGAGGCTTGTGCCTCAGGTCaaccaattgggccttagctggtttgaatttcgtgtattgtatacctttttgtattgggcctccactagataGGCCCCTTGTACCCCTTTCTCTGGtgggcccgggtcggatccggcccagacccggaATTCCCCtcagcctataaatataagctgtagaacaatgtaaaaggggagggaaaaaggaagaaaaaactgTGTTTAGAGATTACTAGAAAACTCCATTGaaaaagcttcttctagctctaatacatagactcgtggactaaggctagttaacgccccaaccacgtaaaaaccctgtgtCGATTTTATACTTTCATTATTATTCTCAGCAAATATTATTCATTGATAGAAGTTgctgaaaatctcggttaacaatagGTATAAAACTTATGCCACAAAATAGGCAACTCTAgtaaaaaaaaagttttaaaatATGGAAATCCCACAAAATACTATAaacaaaatatcttaaacaaaaatactctctctctctctctcacgtatCTTTCACTCactctcttcattttctctcacAACAATGGGAATTCTCTCACACCGGCAACCAAAAATAGATGTCATACCTCCAGTCACCATCAATGCCTTCTCTGGTTCATCTTCTTCTTCGCGTTCTTCTTCTCCgtgttattcttcttcttcttcatgtttttcttcttctttgcacaTTCTGCTTCATCTTCTTTGTTGTTTCAGCtgtgatttttctttttcttttcagatctgattttttttcttcggATCTGTCTAAGTAACCGATTAATGTCACGATCTGATTTTGTTTTCAAATATGAGTTTTTTGTGGACTTAACTGTAACTAGTTACCTTATTTAAtctccttcttattcttcttgtTTTAATGTCATTCTTTTTCCcatttgttcttcttcttattttttacatctaattttgcattttaaatataattttgcacttcatatctgattttttttcttccagcTCTAAGTGTAACTGGTTACCATCACGATTTGTTTAGATCTGATTTTTTTAGacctgtttaagtaaccaggtaccatgacgaCTAATTCTTTTTATTCATGTATGATTTTTTAGACTTAGCTGTAACTAGTTACGATAAcgatcaatttaatttttttttgtttggatttgattttgttttcatacCTGACTAAGTAACCATGTACCATGGTGActggttttttttttcagacttaggtgtaaccagttaccttcacgatcaatttagtttatttttttaatatcatttttttttccaaatctcactaagtaaacCATTTACAATTCAGTtggtattttgataatggtacattactaaaaaaaatcaaaattatttatatagttgtaaccagttaccaccaCACCACTTAAAATAATATTGATTTTGatgatggtaaccagttaccacacatcactaaaaaaattTGACAGTGGCATATGATTACAAccacataaaaaaaatcaaaattgttttgatagtggtaatCGGTTACTGCAGAGAAAAtgttgaagaagataaaaaatggaagaaaatatgaagaagaaataagaataaaaaaacatGGTGAAGAAtgtcttagtttttttttcaaaaaatgatctataaaatatgaatgataaaaaatattagaaataaattaaaattataaaataacctcaaaacatattaaaactaGCTGCTAAActgtataaaaataaaatatggtatacaaataaaatattgtaaatatatgaggaaaaaactcccataaaaatataaaaaaaaaaaacatgtataaaaaacttaagaaaaaaagcTGTCATATTTTTCAAAGTATAAAATAAATTCCATATTATCACATATTTGATGTAAGTTCCTAAATATCTTAttgattttgaagaaaaaaaattgctaATTCTAGtgtaaaaataaacatttacaataatttctcaaactaattctaaaataaataataaaaaatattataaatataaaatctTATATTCCattaagaaaaaaagaaaaagataaatcGCTCCTTATTTCAAAGTTTTATTTGGTTAATTTGTTCAAACATTTAGAAAAAATGCTGTTATTTCATTCATTGAACGACGTATTGTATTTTATGgttatttatttatgattttatgccAGATGACGGAAATATGTCGTTCATTGATCAGAAGTCGATAAAAatgtgatttaatttatttttaaaaaaggaCCTATATTTCTTACAAAATTGATGTCGTTTTGAGTTAAAACACCAcgtagttaatcaaattttagcataaaacaatatatatatatatatattttttttttttttgagaaatagCATAAAACAATTTTAGACATGTAGCTTGGAAgctctttatttatttatatatctcTGTTTTTGATCAATATAAGGACAAAGCGTGAACCATACTTTCATGCGTAagattataataaatatatgacGCACAAAACTAAATTAtattaacataaattaaaattaacaaattaaactctacgatatatatatataaatatttacatataattatttatatgaaGTCAACCACAACACGTACATTTTTAGAGTAGACATATATATATAGGCGTGTAGCTTGAAACATGAGAAAACTTTATTACTAATTCCCTTTTCATAATTTAGAATTAGAGTCAACTCTCTAAGAAGTTGTACATCATGGCAAAttc
The genomic region above belongs to Humulus lupulus chromosome 1, drHumLupu1.1, whole genome shotgun sequence and contains:
- the LOC133786583 gene encoding AP-1 complex subunit sigma-1; amino-acid sequence: MIHFVLLISRQGKVRLTKWYSPYTQKERTKVLRELSGVILTRGPKLCNFVEWRGYKVVYKRYASLYFCMCIDQEDNELEVLEIIHHFVEILDRYFGSVCELDLIFNFHKAYYILDELLIAGELQESSKKTVARLIAAQDSLVETAKEEASSISNIIAQATK